A stretch of the Musa acuminata AAA Group cultivar baxijiao chromosome BXJ2-7, Cavendish_Baxijiao_AAA, whole genome shotgun sequence genome encodes the following:
- the LOC135617114 gene encoding uncharacterized protein LOC135617114 isoform X2 — MTIGAAAACRPSPSPALRYHRVYFAHRVKFASYPTSPTSFLLARHSLPLYGATVAGAGASPWRTGASLSGEDFSRSPSRDVRNHLILDQILLVTEVLCIAPSVIFSIGCLVGSVLPGASKQFQIYLSNKVFVYQYFLLVGAVAVGSLIRWRQICMLNDIGTGADLIRRIEKMEEELRSSATIIRVLSKQLEKLGIRFRVTRKALKEPIAETAALAQKNSEATRALAMQEDILEKELGEIQKVLLAMQMELASLTRRGCLVTHI, encoded by the exons ATGACGATCGGTGCCGCCGCCGCTTGCCGTCCAAGCCCATCGCCCGCGCTTCGTTACCATCGAGTTTATTTTGCCCATCGAGTAAAGTTCGCTTCTTATCCCACTTCTCCGACATCTTTCTTGCTGGCCAGGCACTCGTTGCCACTCTACGGGGCAACTGTTGCGGGAGCAGGGGCATCCCCGTGGCGAACTGGGGCGTCCTTGTCTG GTGAAGATTTTAGTCGGAGTCCGTCTAGAGATGTTCGGAATCATCTGATCTTGGATCAGATTCTTTTGGTTACTGAAGTTCTCTGCATTGCACCTTCTGTTATATTTTCGATCGGATGTCTCGTAGGTTCCGTCCTTCCAGGTGCATCCAAGCAATTCCAGATATACCTGAGTAACAAAGTCTTTGTCTATCAATACTTCTTATTGGTTGGGGCGGTGGCAGTTGGAAGCTTGATTCGTTGGAGGCAGATCTGTATGTTGAATGACATCGGTACTGGTGCTGATTTGATTAGGAGGATTGAAAAGATGGAGGAGGAGCTACGGAGCTCAGCCACAATAATTAGGGTGCTGTCCAAACAGCTTGAGAAGTTAGGGATTAGGTTTAGGGTCACTAGGAAGGCCTTGAAGGAGCCAATTGCTGAG ACTGCAGCTTTGGCACAAAAGAACTCAGAGGCTACTCGAGCACTAGCAATGCAAGAGGATATTCTTGAGAAGGAGCTTGGTGAAATTCAGAAAGTCTTGTTGGCAATGCAG ATGGAACTGGCATCTCTTACTAGAAGGGGCTGTTTAGTCACTCACATCTAA